The nucleotide sequence GGGAATTCTTTTTGCGGGGCGAGGCGTTCGCGTTCGGCTTCGGGCAGGTCGGCAAGTTCGGCGCGGGCTTCTTCGAGGGTTTTGCCTTTCATCAGGGCTTCTGCTTGGGCGAAGGCGTTGGCGACGGTGAAGCGGTGTTGGCGGTTGATGCCGTAGGCGGTGGTCATGGGGACGATGAAGTCGCAGGGGATGAGCCGTGTGCCTTGGTGGAGGAGTTGGAAATAGGCGTGCTGGCAGTTGACGCCTTCTTCGCCGAAGACGATGCCACCTGTGGTGTGGGGGACGGGCCGGCCGTCGGCGGTGCGGTTTTTGCCGAGGCTTTCCATGTCGAGCTGGTTGAGCCACGAGGGGAGGTGGCGCAGGTTGTGGCTGTATGGGACGGCGGTTTGTCCGTCGGCGTGCTGGAAATTGTTGTACCAGATGCTGATGAGCGCCATGAGGACGGGGATGTTGCGGCGGTAGGGGGTTTGGAAGAAGTGGGTGTCCATGGCGTGCGCGCCGGCGAGGAGTTCGCGGAAGCGGTCTGTGCCGACGGCGACCATGACGGGCAGGCCGATGGTTGACCAGACGGAATAGCGTCCGCCGACCCAGTCGAACATGGCGAAGACGTTGTCGGGCGCGATGCCGAAATTTCGGGCGGCGGCAACGTCGGAGGAGATGGCGCAGAAGTGGCGGTAGATGCCGGATTCGGGCAAACCTGCATCCCGATACCAGGCGCGGGCGGCGTAGGCGTTGAGCAGGGTTTCGGGCGTGCGGAAGGATTTGCTGGCGATGCTGAATACGGTGGTTTCGGGCTTGAGGTGGGCGAGTGTGCGGCTGATGTCGGCGTCGTCTGAATTGCTGACGAAGTGGACGCGGATGTTTTGTCGGTAGGCTTTGAGGGCTTCTACGCACATTCTGGGACCGAGGTCGGAGCCGCCTATGCCGATGTGGACGAAGTCGGTGATGGGTTTATCGGTGATGCCCCTGTGGCTGCCGTTGTTGAGTGATTCGGCGAAGGCGAGGGCGTGGTCGAGTTCGCGGTGGATTTTGGGGAGGATGTTTTCGCCGTCAACGTAAACGGGCGCGGCATCGGCAGGCAGGCGCAGAGCGGTATGGAGGACGGCGCGGTGTTCGCTGAGGTTGATTTTTTCGCCGTTTTGCATGGCGTGCATCTGTCCGGCTAGGGGCGAGGCTTCGGCAAGGCGGCACAAAAGTTGCAAAGTGTCTTCGCCGAGGCGGTTTTTGCTGTAATCGAAGAGGAGGCCGTCGAGGGTTTCGTGCATATTGCCGAAGCGGTCGGGTTCGGCGGCGAAGCGGTCGCGCAGGTGGATGTGTTGTGTGTCGAGCCGGTGTTGTTCAAGGGCTTGCCATGCTTCGGTAAATGCGGTCATCGGGTTTCCTTCGGAATTGGGTTCGCTCATTCGGCGGGATGTGATTTAGTTATAGATTGTCGTTGTAGTGATTGGTTCGATACGGTGAATATTTATGTAGTCATATGTAGTTTAACAAAGGGGCGCGGGTTTGGCGAATATGGGTAGTCAAACGGCGTAGGAATTGTATGCAATTTGCAATTTATATGCTTGATTTTTATCAAGGTTTTTTAAAATTTTCGGTATGACACCGATGTCAGGTGTGCTATGCTTCGTAATCAAATGAAACAGGGCTGAGGCGGGAGTCGTAAGATGGCTACAATTTATGATGTTGCTGCTTATGCGGGCGTCTCACCCAAAACGGTCAGCCGCGTCATCAACGGTGATGCGCCGGTCAGCGATAAAACCCGTGCAAAAGTCGAAACAGCGATTGCGGCTTTGGGTTATATCCCGTCTTCGGCGGCGCGGGTGATGCGGTCGAACCGCTCGGACTTGGTCGGACTGATTACCGGCGCCATCTCGCGCACGGGCGAATACGGCGGGGTACACGGGCTGCCGGATATGTTTTTAATCAAAGGCATCCAGAAGAAAATCCGCGAAGCGGGCAAAACGCTGATGATTGCGGATACGGACAACCGCTACGAGCAAATCGATCCTCTGGTCAGAACCTTTATGGAACACCGCGCGGAAGGCATTTTGTATGTAACCGAATCGCACCGCGAAATCGTCCTGCCCGAAATGCCCAACCGCTGCCCGATGGTTTTGGTCAACTGCTTCGACGCGGTAGGTACGCCGTCGGTGTTGCCGGACGACGAGCGCGGGCAATACGATTTGGTGCGCAACATCATCCGGCGCGGACACCGCCGTATCGCCTATATCACCTTGCAGGCGGGCGCAGAAGCGACACGGCTGCGTTTGGCGGGCTACCGCCGCGCTTTGGACGAATCGAACATGGTGTTCGATCCTGACTTGGTGCAAACCGGCATCACCGATTTCGCCAACGACAGCGAGCCTTTGATTGCGGCAGTGTTGAAATTATTATCGTTAGCCGACCCGCCGACGGTCATTTGCTGCGGCAACGATGAAATGGCAGTCCGCGTTTACGGCATTTTGAGGACGCGCGGCGTACGCGTTCCGGAGCAGGTATCGGTGGCAGGGTACGACAACCACAGCGCGATTGCCGAAACCCTGTTCCCGCCGCTGACCAGTACCGAGCTGCCCTATATGCGCATGGGCGCGCTGGCTGCGGAAATCCTGTTCGACATTATCGAGACCAAAGAAGCCGTCCGCCTGCCCGTTCGGGTTGTCGGAGAAACAATTTGGCGGCAGTCGGTTACGGCATTGAAGTAAAACATTCTTTCAGACGACGTCTGCTTCATGAGGCAGACACAATACGACAATAAAAGGTCGTCTGAAAACACAAACAACGCATCACTCTACCTATTTGCAACGTATCAATACGATACGCCAAAGAATAAAGAAAGCGGCCCAACCGCTTCAACTATGCAGTGTTTCCCGCAGTTTGTTGTTCCATGTTTTCTTCTTACAAAGTCCAGGAGTCGCTTCAAAATGAAGATTTCCCCACAAGTATCGATGACGCTTCGCCAGATTATGCTGATGAACTTCGGCTTCTTCGGCATCCAATACAGCTTCGGTTTGCAGCAAACCGCCATCAACCCGATTTTCAGTTTCTTACATGCCGACCCCGGCCAACTGCCTATTCTGAATATGGCAGGTCCGATTACAGGCTTGCTCGTTCAGCCCCTTATCGGCGCCATGAGCGACCGCACCTGGATTCCCGGCTTGGGACGCCGTCGCCCGTATTTCTTAATCGGCGCCATTGGTTGCAGCCTCTGCCTCTTCATCTATCCGCACGTTACCGCATTATGGGTTGCCGTATTGCTGCTGTGGCTCTTGGACATCAGTAACAACACCGCCATGGAACCCTTCCGCGCCTTCATCGCCGATACCGTCCCCGAACACCAACAATCGACCGGCTTTTTGATGCAGTCCGTGTTTACCGGCTTGGGCATTACCCTTGCCAACGTATCGCTCTACATCTTCCAACAAATCGGCTGGCTGCAACAAACCTCTGAAGCAGGTATCCCCTACTGGGTATTCGGCTCGTTCTATATCG is from Neisseria sicca and encodes:
- a CDS encoding LacI family DNA-binding transcriptional regulator; the encoded protein is MATIYDVAAYAGVSPKTVSRVINGDAPVSDKTRAKVETAIAALGYIPSSAARVMRSNRSDLVGLITGAISRTGEYGGVHGLPDMFLIKGIQKKIREAGKTLMIADTDNRYEQIDPLVRTFMEHRAEGILYVTESHREIVLPEMPNRCPMVLVNCFDAVGTPSVLPDDERGQYDLVRNIIRRGHRRIAYITLQAGAEATRLRLAGYRRALDESNMVFDPDLVQTGITDFANDSEPLIAAVLKLLSLADPPTVICCGNDEMAVRVYGILRTRGVRVPEQVSVAGYDNHSAIAETLFPPLTSTELPYMRMGALAAEILFDIIETKEAVRLPVRVVGETIWRQSVTALK
- the pgi gene encoding glucose-6-phosphate isomerase gives rise to the protein MTAFTEAWQALEQHRLDTQHIHLRDRFAAEPDRFGNMHETLDGLLFDYSKNRLGEDTLQLLCRLAEASPLAGQMHAMQNGEKINLSEHRAVLHTALRLPADAAPVYVDGENILPKIHRELDHALAFAESLNNGSHRGITDKPITDFVHIGIGGSDLGPRMCVEALKAYRQNIRVHFVSNSDDADISRTLAHLKPETTVFSIASKSFRTPETLLNAYAARAWYRDAGLPESGIYRHFCAISSDVAAARNFGIAPDNVFAMFDWVGGRYSVWSTIGLPVMVAVGTDRFRELLAGAHAMDTHFFQTPYRRNIPVLMALISIWYNNFQHADGQTAVPYSHNLRHLPSWLNQLDMESLGKNRTADGRPVPHTTGGIVFGEEGVNCQHAYFQLLHQGTRLIPCDFIVPMTTAYGINRQHRFTVANAFAQAEALMKGKTLEEARAELADLPEAERERLAPQKEFPGNRPSNSLLLSATDPRRLGMLMAAYEHRTFVQGAIWGINPFDQWGVEYGKELAKTIEPELERSNPQHDSSTNGLIAFYRASQNR